Proteins from a genomic interval of Zingiber officinale cultivar Zhangliang chromosome 2A, Zo_v1.1, whole genome shotgun sequence:
- the LOC122043374 gene encoding glycerophosphodiester phosphodiesterase GDPD6-like has product MSPLWASSLIFFSLFVGSHGRVLYQLPSKQQDKVKRPLQTSRPYNIAHRGSNGEIPEETAAAYMRAIEEGADFIESDILATKDGQLICFHDMTLDATTDIANHSKFANRKRIYEVEGSNMTGYFVVDFTLAELKSLRVKQRYPFRDQQYNGKFSIITFEEFIAIALDGNRIVGIYPEIKDPVFINQRVKWPKGKKFEDKFVETLQKYGYRGAYMSTEWLKQPVFIQSFAPTSLVYISNLTNSPKIFLIDDFVTRTKDTNQSFWDITSDSYLEYIRNYVVGIGPWKDTIVPTQNKYLTTPTDLVERAHAYNLQVHTYTYRNENSYLHFDFHQDPYAEYQYWIDKIGVDGLFTDFTGSLHLYQEWASASGTNEASAFGLLHKISLMISSFKGKE; this is encoded by the exons ATGAGTCCTCTCT GGGCTTCcagcttgattttcttctccttgttcGTGGGATCTCACGGGAGGGTTCTCTATCAGCTACCCAGCAAACAACAGGACAAAGTAAAAAGACCCTTGCAGACATCGAGGCCTTACAACATTGCTCATCGTGGATCGAATGGAGAGATTCCTGAAGAAACAGCTGCTGCTTATATG AGAGCTATTGAAGAAGGCGCTGACTTCATAGAATCAGATATTCTTGCAACTAAAGATGGTCAATTgatatgctttcatgatatgacacTCGATGCTACAACTGATATTGCCAATCATTCGAAGTTTGCTAATCGCAAAAGAATCTATGAAGTTGAAGGGTCTAATATGACTGGCTATTTTGTGG TGGATTTCACCCTTGCTGAACTTAAATCACTAAGGGTGAAGCAGAGGTATCCATTCCGAGATCAACAATACAATG GAAAATTCTCAAttatcacatttgaggagtttatTGCCATTGCGCTTGATGGCAACAGAATTGTTGGGATATACCCAGAGATTAAGGATCCAGTTTTCATCAACCAGCGA GTCAAATGGCCCAAGGGAAAGAAATTCGAGGACAAGTTCGTAGAGACTCTACAGAAGTATGGATATAGAGGTGCATACATGTCAACTGAATGGCTAAAGCAACCAGTGTTCATTCAatcttttgctccaacttctcTAGTATACATTTCGAATCTGACGAACTCTCCAAAAATATTCCTCATTGATGATTTCGTCACACGAACAAAAGATACAAATCAG TCATTCTGGGATATTACTTCAGACAGCTATCTCGAATATATCAGAAACTATGTTGTCGGTATCGGGCCTTGGAAAGACACTATCGTTCCTACGCAAAACAAATATTTGACTACACCTACTGATCTTGTTGAAAGAGCCCATGCATACAACCTTCAG GTACACACATACACGTACAGGAACGAAAACTCTTACTTACACTTTGATTTCCATCAAGATCCTTATGCTGAGTATCAGTACTGGATCGACAAGATTGGAGTGGATGGATTGTTTACTGACTTCACTGGGAGTCTCCATCTGTATCAAGAGTGGGCATCTGCATCTGGGACAAACGAAGCAAGTGCATTTGGCTTATTGCATAAGATTTCACTCATGATCTCCTCTTTCAAAGGAAAAGAATGA
- the LOC122043375 gene encoding protein CHLORORESPIRATORY REDUCTION 7, chloroplastic-like gives METLMEARISTNIFPKFSSNSSTGKQVLRLCRQSSNVFTWVSLRVPQTLSHENLHVKVCAVRRRRAYRQSDTYVLMEPGKSEEFVSEDELRVRLKGWLQNWPYKALPPDLARFDSIDDAVSHLVRSVCELEIDGEVGSIQWYQVQLE, from the exons ATGGAAACTCTGATGGAAGCCAGGATCAGCACAAACATTTTCCCAAAATTTTCCAGTAACTCTTCTACAGGTAAACAGGTTTTGAGATTGTGCAGACAATCTTCAAATGTGTTTACTTGGGTTAGTTTGCGAGTGCCACAAACATTATCACATGAGAACCTTCATGTAAAG GTTTGTGCAGTGAGGAGACGAAGAGCTTATCGACAATCAGATACTTATGTTCTAATGGAACCCGGCAAGAGTGAAGAATTTGTTTCGGAGGATGAACTGCGAGTGAGGCTGAAGGGTTGGCTTCAGAATTGGCCTTACAAGGCTTTGCCACCTGATCTTGCCAGGTTCGACTCGATCGACGATGCTGTTTCGCACCTCGTGAGGTCGGTCTGTGAGCTAGAGATCGACGGTGAGGTTGGATCGATACAGTGGTACCAAGTACAACTAGAATGA